The Cyclobacteriaceae bacterium DNA segment CGTACGGCATAACAAAGCAAACCGATGTTTGTACGCGCCTGGGTTTTGGCCAGGATGTTGGCGCGGTGATTAAAAAATGTTTTTTCGCTGATTTGTAATCGTTTGCTGATTTGGGCAGGTGATAGTTCATTACAAATAAGAAGCAAAACCTGCAACTCCCGTGAGGTAAGATTGGCATCTATGTCA contains these protein-coding regions:
- a CDS encoding LuxR C-terminal-related transcriptional regulator, yielding MRKNFTTVGLDIDANLTSRELQVLLLICNELSPAQISKRLQISEKTFFNHRANILAKTQARTNIGLLCYAVRCGHYRIN